A single genomic interval of Centropristis striata isolate RG_2023a ecotype Rhode Island chromosome 8, C.striata_1.0, whole genome shotgun sequence harbors:
- the rpp38 gene encoding ribonuclease P protein subunit p38: MAAAGKPVKKENKKYVPVKTSFTSPFSPKWEPLPQDDMHFILNTLKDKLVSTGLEKKEVKVFRPWRKKKKDQKPAAAAEVVPQVSQDGQVKDSAKNGWTDVAARRQLAIGINEVTKALERNQLRLLLVCKSAKPRHMTDHLIALSATRAVPACQVPRLSQSLSEPLGLKSVLALGFRHCSSKDDEVFTDTVDAIKPRVPSLDVSWLHGTAQCSSLTPEEPVDMETEEEACQKKGQKRKLESESEEVAESTSSCTLQPLKVKKIVANPAKKKKKAKS, translated from the coding sequence ATGGCTGCTGCAGGAAAGCCagttaaaaaggaaaacaaaaagtatGTTCCAGTCAAGACTTCCTTCACTTCACCGTTCTCTCCTAAATGGGAGCCACTTCCTCAAGACGACATGCATTTCATCCTGAACACCCTGAAGGACAAGCTGGTCTCCACAGGTCTGGAGAAGAAAGAGGTGAAAGTGTTTCGCCcgtggaggaagaagaagaaggaccaGAAACCTGCTGCCGCGGCAGAAGTCGTCCCTCAGGTGAGCCAGGACGGACAGGTGAAGGACTCGGCCAAAAACGGCTGGACGGATGTGGCGGCGAGGAGGCAGCTGGCCATCGGCATCAACGAGGTCACCAAAGCTCTGGAGAGGAACCAGCTGAGACTGCTGCTCGTGTGCAAGTCCGCCAAGCCCAGACACATGACGGATCACCTGATTGCTCTGAGCGCCACCAGAGCCGTGCCGGCCTGCCAGGTGCCCCGGTTGAGCCAGAGCCTTTCGGAGCCGCTGGGGCTGAAAAGCGTCCTCGCTCTGGGGTTCAGACACTGCTCCTCCAAAGATGACGAGGTGTTCACCGACACTGTGGACGCCATTAAACCCAGAGTGCCTTCACTGGATGTTTCCTGGCTGCACGGGACAGCACAGTGCAGCTCGTTAACCCCTGAAGAACCTGTCGACATGGAAACGGAGGAGGAAGCCTGCCAGAAGAAGGGCCAGAAAAGAAAACTTGAGAGTGAATCTGAGGAGGTCGCAGAGTCGACCTCTTCCTGCACTCTGCAGCCtctcaaagtgaaaaaaatagttgctaaccctgcaaagaaaaagaaaaaggccaaGTCATAG